A portion of the Pirellulales bacterium genome contains these proteins:
- a CDS encoding isoprenylcysteine carboxylmethyltransferase family protein — MSVAASVVTKRRNWWVRSRAWIAILIIAPFAVATVLSPPGAPEGSWTDIEFDFAGWMLFMVGAAFRWWATFYIGGRKLDMVVADGPYSICRNPLYVGTFLMGIGIAFFLQSLTFAIGFGLAAVFYLGVTVPAEEILLRQKFGQTFLDYCRRVPRYLPRLRNFQSPAKFPLNIRGLRAEGLRSARWIWLPVLCEIVAHLRTEEWWPRLLHLP; from the coding sequence ATGAGTGTGGCTGCCTCTGTTGTCACAAAACGGCGAAACTGGTGGGTGCGCTCGCGCGCCTGGATCGCCATTCTGATCATCGCTCCGTTCGCGGTGGCAACCGTCCTTTCGCCGCCGGGAGCGCCGGAAGGTTCGTGGACCGACATCGAATTCGACTTCGCCGGCTGGATGCTCTTCATGGTGGGCGCCGCGTTTCGCTGGTGGGCGACATTCTATATCGGCGGGCGGAAGCTCGACATGGTGGTCGCCGATGGGCCCTACTCCATCTGCCGCAATCCGCTTTACGTCGGCACCTTTCTGATGGGAATTGGGATCGCTTTCTTTCTCCAGTCGCTGACATTTGCAATCGGTTTCGGGCTGGCCGCGGTTTTCTACCTCGGTGTGACCGTGCCCGCCGAGGAAATCTTGCTGCGCCAAAAGTTTGGGCAGACGTTCTTGGACTATTGCCGAAGAGTCCCGCGCTACCTGCCGCGGCTGCGGAACTTTCAATCGCCGGCCAAATTCCCGCTCAACATCCGCGGGCTGCGGGCCGAAGGTCTGCGCAGCGCCCGGTGGATCTGGCTGCCCGTGCTATGCGAAATCGTCGCCCACTTGCGCACGGAAGAATGGTGGCCGCGGCTGTTGCATCTGCCGTGA